Proteins co-encoded in one Luteolibacter sp. Y139 genomic window:
- the pbpC gene encoding penicillin-binding protein 1C: MHPVRQKLKRWGRRAAIAVIALGVAWALLPKPDLYPDCSWSRIVRDRHGEVLHLSMAQDGAYRLKTSLADISPALVRATLAKEDRHYRWHPGVNPVALLRATWQAATGHPSGGASTITMQVARLRWKLETRSIGGKLVQIYHAIQLERHYSKDEILEAYLNLAPYGGNVEGAGAAAILWCGRPCAELTEREAFALSVIPQSPATRHPGRERDQSRLAAAQARLIQSLNADDPLRRDPLAAQFTLTPSSEPPHYAPHFCRNVMATNPSAAIDSTLDLRLQRILEQGIHARLERSEELGINNACAVLIHAPTREVLGYVGSANYDDRRISGMVDGLRARRSPGSALKPFIYGLALEQGLIHPRSLLMDAPLTFADYNPENFEREFMGPVSAREALLRSRNLPAVDLTRRLSGDGLYGFLKRGGISFKYPASHYGLSLALGGAGVTPLELANLYASLADDGRFRPLVFDTPQKPESTPVLLDEAARFLVLDMITGGSELGSDYEFTNTCPTLAWKTGTSHGFRDAWAAGVLGDYVLVVWMGDFSGRGNPALVARHCAAPLLFELFARLGLPDHPRKIPASVMTTDVCPQSGCLPGHHCPHRVSSWFIPGVSPIRPCELHREILVDTTSGLRVARDDGRPSLRREVCEFWPPDLLELFRKAGVPRREPPAPENGSATTEGLDPGSSPTILSPLAGRIYLTGSDHGIPLLAKSAAGVGRLYWFCGETFLGSGTTSDGPTWQPSAGTRTLRVVDDHGRGSAVSIVVQQR, translated from the coding sequence ATGCATCCGGTTCGTCAGAAACTGAAACGCTGGGGGCGACGCGCCGCAATCGCGGTCATCGCCCTCGGCGTGGCATGGGCGTTGTTGCCCAAGCCGGACTTGTATCCCGATTGCTCGTGGTCGCGCATCGTGCGGGATCGCCATGGAGAGGTGCTGCACCTTTCCATGGCGCAGGATGGTGCCTATCGCCTGAAGACATCGCTCGCCGACATCAGCCCCGCACTGGTGAGAGCGACGCTTGCGAAGGAAGACCGGCACTATCGCTGGCACCCGGGCGTCAACCCGGTCGCTTTGCTCCGCGCCACATGGCAAGCCGCAACCGGCCATCCCTCCGGCGGTGCGTCCACGATCACCATGCAGGTCGCGCGGCTACGGTGGAAATTGGAGACCCGCAGCATCGGCGGGAAGCTGGTGCAGATCTATCACGCGATCCAGCTGGAGCGGCACTACTCGAAGGATGAGATCCTCGAGGCCTACCTCAATCTCGCGCCCTACGGCGGCAACGTCGAGGGCGCGGGAGCCGCGGCCATCCTCTGGTGCGGGCGTCCCTGCGCCGAACTCACCGAACGTGAAGCCTTCGCCCTGAGCGTCATTCCGCAAAGCCCGGCAACGCGCCATCCGGGAAGAGAACGAGATCAATCCCGCCTCGCCGCAGCTCAGGCGCGCTTGATCCAAAGCCTCAATGCCGACGATCCGCTGCGCCGCGATCCGTTGGCAGCTCAATTCACACTGACACCATCATCAGAGCCACCACACTACGCTCCACACTTCTGCCGGAACGTGATGGCCACAAACCCATCCGCAGCGATCGATTCGACCCTGGACCTCAGGCTGCAGCGGATCCTCGAACAAGGCATCCACGCCCGGCTCGAACGCAGCGAGGAACTCGGCATCAACAACGCCTGCGCAGTCCTCATCCACGCGCCCACCCGTGAGGTGCTGGGCTACGTCGGCTCCGCAAACTACGATGACCGCCGTATTTCCGGCATGGTCGATGGCCTGCGCGCCCGCCGTTCACCCGGCTCGGCCCTGAAGCCCTTCATCTACGGACTCGCGCTGGAGCAGGGACTCATCCACCCGCGCAGCCTGCTGATGGATGCGCCCCTGACCTTTGCCGACTACAATCCCGAGAACTTCGAGCGCGAATTCATGGGCCCTGTGTCCGCCCGCGAGGCTCTGCTGCGCAGCCGGAACCTGCCCGCCGTCGATCTCACCCGCCGGCTCTCCGGCGACGGTCTCTACGGCTTCCTGAAACGCGGCGGAATCAGCTTCAAATATCCCGCTTCTCACTACGGCCTCTCCCTGGCACTCGGCGGCGCGGGAGTCACGCCGCTAGAACTGGCGAACCTCTACGCCAGCCTCGCCGATGACGGACGCTTCCGCCCGCTCGTCTTCGATACCCCGCAAAAGCCGGAGAGCACCCCGGTTCTGTTAGATGAAGCCGCCCGCTTCCTCGTCCTCGACATGATCACCGGCGGCAGCGAGCTCGGCAGCGACTACGAATTCACCAATACCTGCCCCACGTTGGCATGGAAGACCGGCACCTCACATGGCTTCCGCGACGCTTGGGCAGCCGGCGTTCTCGGCGACTACGTGCTGGTCGTGTGGATGGGCGACTTCTCCGGCCGCGGCAATCCCGCCCTCGTCGCTCGCCACTGCGCCGCACCACTCCTCTTCGAGCTCTTCGCGCGCCTGGGTCTCCCGGACCATCCCCGGAAGATCCCCGCCAGCGTGATGACAACAGACGTCTGCCCGCAATCCGGCTGCCTTCCCGGCCACCACTGCCCGCATCGCGTCAGCTCGTGGTTCATCCCCGGCGTCTCACCCATCCGTCCCTGCGAGTTGCATCGCGAAATCCTCGTCGACACCACCTCCGGCCTGCGCGTCGCCCGCGACGATGGCCGCCCCTCCCTCCGCCGCGAAGTCTGCGAATTCTGGCCGCCCGACTTGTTAGAGCTCTTCCGCAAGGCCGGCGTCCCCCGCCGCGAACCGCCCGCTCCGGAGAACGGCAGCGCCACCACCGAAGGCCTCGATCCCGGTAGTTCCCCCACCATCCTCTCGCCTCTGGCAGGGCGCATCTACCTCACCGGAAGCGACCACGGCATCCCTTTGCTTGCGAAGTCCGCCGCCGGCGTCGGGCGGCTGTATTGGTTCTGTGGCGAGACCTTCCTTGGCAGCGGCACCACCTCAGATGGCCCCACCTGGCAGCCCTCTGCCGGCACCCGGACGCTGCGAGTCGTGGATGATCACGGCCGTGGTAGCGCGGTCTCCATCGTCGTCCAACAGCGGTGA